One Halichoerus grypus chromosome 1, mHalGry1.hap1.1, whole genome shotgun sequence genomic region harbors:
- the IQCF3 gene encoding IQ domain-containing protein F3 produces MGSTCCKSGPDKDALEKEKLKWLREKRLRARVKAAGKIQAWWRGTLVRRTLLVAALTAWMIQIWWRTRLWRRVLKRRQDLLKIYVIQEEAAVKLQSWVRMWQCHRRYCHMCNALCVLQVPGGCFAFQTHDVLQEQYEVTPSHPEFHIEILSV; encoded by the exons ATGGGCAGTACATGCTGT AAGTCTGGTCCAGATAAGGATGcactagagaaagagaaattgaag TGGCTTCGTGAAAAACGCCTCAGAGCGAGAGTCAAGGCGGCTGGGAAGATCCAGGCCTGGTGGCGGGGCACCCTGGTGCGTCGCACCCTGCTGGTGGCTGCCCTCACGGCCTGGATGATTCAGATCTGGTGGAGAACACGCCTGTGGAGGCGGGTCCTTAAGCGGCGGCAGGACCTGTTGAAGATCTATGTCATCCAGGAGGAGGCGGCTGTCAAGCTCCAGTCCTGGGTTCGCATGTGGCAGTGCCATCGGCGTTACTGTCACATGTGCAACGCCCTCTGCGTCCTCCAGGTCCCAGGGGGCTGCTTCGCCTTCCAGACCCATGATGTTCTACAGGAACAGTATGAAGTCACTCCCAGCCATCCCGAGTTCCACATTGAAATCCTATCAGTCTAA